TTCAAtaacacgtagccggatagtcagtttTTACTACGGGAGAACGGGTCCATTCCGGGCTTGACCCCATTaattcgagttgacgactgtagcACGGGACCGCCCTTACTCATCAAACTTATATTCTAAAGAATGATATAAAATGTGAACGGGTGTGTGTCGGGTCGCCGCCTAAAGCAGCGGTCTAATGTTGTTGCGCGCAATATTGTTGCTCGGAAACATATCGCTGAGGTGGTCTATGAACGTTGCTGGCAACATTTCGCTTTGACATTGTTTAGCGTCAAAAATTAACCAATTAACAGCtcagagtttattttttatcatgcACTTGTTGaatgaagtgttgaaaaaaaaaatacaccaaaAAATGTATTATGAATGCAAAAATTCCTAATTAAGcggatgtaaacaaaacacacactacTGCTGTGTCATTTCATACACCCGATTACCATAACCAAGGTAAATACAAAATGTTGccagacaaaaatcaaattggttTGAATTTGGTCGGCAACAAAGTGCACCAaacgaacacgacatcgaacatgaaaaatgtatgggatttaaCATGTTTgccttgtttgtttgttcgtgaCTGACAGTGCACtaccatatgattatatgggtttgttcgagtcggatgtcgtgtttgATTGGTTTCAGAGCGCCGCCTAAGGTTAAGTAACCTACGTTCGGTGGTTCGACCACTCCCGAAGCCCTTTACGACGTTTTTGGTATCGGATGCTGTCAGTTGCACGACAGCATTGAATCGCGAATACGTTTAACTGACTACGAACTAATGCAATTCGTTGCTGGATGCCATGTATTGTTAGACAAGAACTGCGCTTCTCACATGCTCAAGCGAATTTTGTTACGAAGTTTTTATGGTATTTACTAATATCGATATTCCTTCTTTCCTccataaatttgtttatacCTAGTCGTCGCTTCCGTTTCCGTCCACCTCTGCACATACCATCTCGCGTTACTGCCAAAACGATCCATTTCGTCGTGGATTGACATCTTTCTAATGTTATGCGAATTCTTTTGAGTTTTTCATAAATCCATATTCACATTCCATCGGCCCGACTCGTTAACAACTCCTTGTAAATCTTTTTGCTCGTAATCTTTGACCCTAAGTTGTATGTAAGATTATTGTTAAATGCTGTGCTTGTTAAGTCTTTTTGGCCTTTTAAGCAGGACatctttttgaaataaaatataaaataaaaacagaactTTCTGATGCATTAGCAAAtatcaacatttttaaaagttttaagTCTCCAAGGATGCTTTCTACCCGTTAGCCCGATTGCCTGCAAAAGAGGTATTGGGAAAaagcaaatattaaaaaaaaacaggtaaaAAAACCAATTTATAGCCATtttccagaaaaaaacaagcccGTTTGGTTAGGCAGATAAACTATATTTTTTAAGCCAATCAGATACCTGCCATGTGAGAAATGGGCAAAGAAAATCGATATGGCTACCTGTGAAGCCTTGTATTGTTTGTGTATTGCCTGCAATTTCGTATAAAAGGGTGCAATGTCACGACACCAACCGTCATTCGTGTTCAACATTTTACGTGCAACAGGTGTCTCTTGAGCCTTTGGTGAGACTTCGTTAATCGTGATCACCTGTAATTATCGTGAGCTACGCTTATTCACGTGTTGTGTAGCTTCTACGGTATTCTGTTAAATGCCATCCAACGCATTGGTATAAGCTGATCCACTGATCGGCTTTTAATCAATCAATAGTCCGtcgaataattaaaaacaagctTCCCTTACACGTGGTAACTAATACGAGTGCAACAATGCCTGGTCAAGAAAGTGTGAAGGTGGCAGTGCGCATCCGACCCATATCCAAATCCGAGCAAGCTCGTGGATGCCAGACCGTGGTAAAGCAAGCAACCCCAAACTTCCCGCATCTGCTTGTGGGCAACGGGCGCACACCGTGGCACCCTTTCGCCTACAACTACGTCTTCCCACCCAGCGCTATGCAGTCCCAAGTGTACGAAGAGGCAGTTTCACCAATGCTGCACAAGCTGTTCGCAGGCTACAACGCGACAATCCTTTCGTACGGACAGAGGTGTTCGGGCAAAACCTTCACAATGGGAACAGACTTTGTTGGCGAGATGGATAGCAACGTGGGTGTGATACCGCGAGCAATCAACGAGATCTTTTGCCTTATCGCGGACGGCACGGAGGCGGCGGTTGCACTCGTCGACACACGAATCACCTGCTCATTCATCGAGGTGCACCAGGACCATGTGTACGATCTGCTCACGGAAAATTCGATCGATATCGAGCGACATCCGGTCAACATACGGGAAGCGGCCGGCGGGAACATCATACTCGAGGGGCTGACCGAAGTGCCGGTGAACGACAAGCAGTGTGCATTGGACTGTTTGGCGCGTGGATCGTTCGGCCGAGCGTCGCGTAATCCCGCAATGAATAACGTGTCCAGCCGCAGCCATGCGATCTTTACGCTCACGCTGCATCACACTGCCAAGGACGATCCGACCATGGTGACACACTCCAAGTTCCGAATGGTGGATCTGGCCGGCTCGGAGCGCTCTAAAAAGATGAAATCGTCAGGCAGCAGGTTCAAGGAAGGAGTCGAAATTAACAAGTGTCTGCTGGCGCTCGGGAATGTGATCACGGCGCTGGGCAGCAGTGCCAGGTCGAGCAAGGGGCACATACCGTACCGCAGCTCGAAGCTGACCCGGTTGCTGCAAGACTCGCTGGGCGGAAACTCGTACACGCTTATGATTGCATGCGTCTCACCGACCGACTACAACCTGTCCGATACGTACAGCACGCTGCGTTATGCGAGCCAGGTGCGCACGATAAAGAATAAGCCGATTATCAACCAGGATCCGCCGCATGCCCGCATCAAGCAACTGAAAGCCATCATACAGGACATGCGTGAGGAAATTCTGTCGCTGAAGAAGAACGAGGATAAGAAATTATGGACTCCGCAACATGGGAATGCTGGACTTACAAGTAGCACGTCCCCCAGCTATAAGCAACTGCAGGAAGAGAACCGTTTGCTACAGCTCCAGTTGCAGGCAAAGATGCAAGAGCTGGAAGCAAACGAGATACGCGTATTATCGGCAGACAGGTTTCTAGAGGACATCGAGCAGTTGTTGAAGCCGAAGGGCAAGGCTGATGTGCCGAAAGACGAAATGCATAGCAAGCTGGCTGCTCTGCTAGCACGTGAGAAGCGCTCGAAGAAGATTGAGGAGTGCTGGCACAAGTTGCAACAGCTCGAGACGGAAGTGGCCGATCTATTCCGGCCGAGTGTGGGAATAGCGAGTGAGCAAGCGAAGCTCAAAGAAGAGGACGCGAAGCGGATCGCCGGCAACCTAGAACGCATCGCAATAAATGAACCTTTTGAGCTAGGTAGGCGGCTGGCTGCGACACTGGCTGAATGGCGCAACCTAACCGAAGGTAACACTCACGATCAGGCGGTGATGCGTAGGGCTGAGGCAGCTTCCTGGGTATGGCAGATAGATAAAGTTATGTTCAGTACAGTCAAGGCAATGGTGCCGCTGTTCAAGCTGCAAAACGAGCGTGCCAAGAAGGTTAAACACATCGAACAGATTAAGGCGCAGTGTGCGAAGCTTCAGAAGGGGAGCGCCAAACACAAGAAGCTCCGTAGGCAGATTCTGCAAAACGAAACAGACCTTGAATATAGCAACACGCAGATCAACGACCTGCAAACGAATATATTGGCTACTTGCTCGGAAAGCCTGCCGAAGATAATCGATGACAGGCTGGCAAAGCTGCCGGATGGGTCAAAAGTGTTTAATCGCATGCTGATAAAACTTGTAGAGGCATCCGCGTTCCTCATTGTAGCATAATATTATCAAGTGGATCTATAAGCAACGAGCGACTACCAACTGGAAAAGCTACCACGTACTTTCAACCTGCTGGAAACCACAAGGAGATGCTGCAGTTCGGCAATCGTCACGAGGACAGCCTGTCTCTGGTGTTAATGTAACGAACTCCTTTGTAAAAGCAATTGTGCAATACAACGTTTTCATTCTCCAACTTTTTGCTGCGATATTAGATCCAGATAGATTTAATCGATATGTAGATAGCTTTAGGTGGTAAATGAgcatttaatttatatttttacatACAGAAAAGTTGGTAAACATGATATGGATATCAGTGTACATAAACACCTTCAGTGTTTATTCTTTACCTTTTGTTGTACCTGCTAATcctgctggcggatgtgttgctccgtcgcagcgcccaaTGCCAGTACTTTACACCGGgtcgggtatatttttccttcgtcgactggagagtgcctccgactattaagaaacgagcgattctgaggtttgtgttcgaatgcgcttactttatttaggttCTCATCTCCTATATGCTATTTAGTCGATGACcgcatataggtcagctaactgtaactatgactattttgataacaagttttatttatacttaatgcgacatgtacttatggtttatgaattgcgtaaagttacttcctcgtttgaaccgtgagaacgggtgactacctgtttatgtttgttgcgtttttgaagcgcgcgctattgcttgagccgtgttttgcttgaactttgttttaacttggcgtgttttacttcgctacatccgcatatatgcttttacttcataatgaggtcgtacgcaacaCCTGCAATGAAAACTCTGCTAGCACAGTTGCCAATCATATCACCATTTTCGGCGTTTGTATATTTATAATACTTTCATTCTATGTAGGGTAATTCTTTGTTAAATGCCCGTGGCAAGTTTCGTCAGGACTACTTTGATACCTGTTGTTTCAAGCTACACGTGTTTGTCATATTAATGGGTACCGTAAAAAGCTGGCAGGAAAGTAAATGATATACATGCTCCACATcgaaacaatgaaaaagtgtgacTTTAACTTATTAGGCTTGGGCAATTCGGTTCGTTTCCATGAACGTGAACATACCAGTTCTTTCATTTAGATGAACTGAACGTGAATCGCGATTCATTCGTTCATTTCAATTGAAGAAAATAAggtaaattgtttcattttgcaaGAAGAACATTATAAGTGTATTGCATCTTGAAAATTATTAGAGAGACCAGGAATATCGTTATTACGATTGGTAGGAAGTTCTTTACATTAACGTTCTGGTATTACGGTtcacgttcatatttgtatggCGGGAATGAACGACCTAGCGTACTAGGACGTTCTTTATTTCGACGGATAGTTCGTTCTTTTCGTGAATGTCCTGGTCATACGGTtcacgttcatatttgtatggAGGGAATGAACGACTTGGACGTTCTTTATTTCGACGGATAGGTCATTCTTTTCGTGAACGTCTTGGTATTACGGTtcacgttcatatttgtatgggGGAAATGAACGACCTGACGTACTATAACGTTCGTTATTTCGGCGGGTAGGACGTTATTTTGATGACCAACTCAGTACATTATGATTTATAAAGAATCGATGAACGTTGATTAGATGAACGTAGGTCGTTCGTTCTTTAGGATGAATTGAATGAATCGTACAGTTCTGGTACTTGAGACACAACTCTATAACTTATGgcataaaatcataaaaaatattgaaaccaTCGCCTAATAATACTAGAACCTTTACTGATGATGGAATCAACTACTGCTACGATAAAAATGCCGATCACTCCTCAACCTTGAGCGTATAAGTCTGTAAGTATAAGCCTTGATTTGCGCAGCCGACAAAGGTTTACGCAGAGATAAAACAACGTGATTTTCACTCATAGCGTAAATGAAGCCTTTAGGTATTTGAATATGGAATAACCCGTGACATttttcggactgtcaggagtGTACAGAGTCCATGTCTCATAAGCTTATGTGAGTCCCGGTACAACAGAGGAAGGCGTACAACTTAAAAACCGgatttttttgcgaaattttATGCTTTATTGTGGAAAAATCttacaatatattttattcaaaatattgcCCGTCAGAAGCTATAACATTTTCCCATCTTTCAGGCGATTTAAGACTTCCATCctaaaaaaatggtttgtgttgtgtttgacACGAATCCTCATCGAGAAGCGTCTCTAATTCTTCGCCTTCAAACTGTTTTGGTTGTCCTGGACGTTCTTTGTCGTTGATGTCAAAATCGACACTTTTGAAGCGGTGAAACCATTCAAAACACTGTGTTTTCGCTAAAGCATCGTTGCCATAAACTTCTACAAGCAAACGATTACTGTTTAGGATTGCGCCCTACACTAGTTTACCTTAAATTGCTGATTCGACTTTCAAAGGGAGCAAAAATCAGCACGATACCAAATACACCTGTTGCAAACTATTGCAACAGcattctttctttcgcccgtAGTAGTATTTGGTATTAAATAACAATTGTTTCCTTAAGCAGtctatattattattttattgcgaTGCTAAAAATCAATCGCTTGACTCGGGCTACCGCGAAAGAGTGGCCTTCGGTCATTGCCTTAGCCACGATGTTCGGGAGCCTTTGAGCGATCGGGAATATTCGGATCGATCAGTATTGTATGCTTCCCACACTACGCGTTTGTCCCGCGCTCTGTCGGGAATCACGGTAGATAACACCGACATATCGAATCTAacgttatttattattaacaACCCTGAGAGCACTGACAAGTGTCAAGTAAGAGCTACCCGCCAAGGACTGTGTACAAGATTAGCCAGCTGAGTGATTTGAAGATGTAGGATATTAAATGCTGACTCCGCAATCTGTGCTGTTAACTGAATTCTGAATGTATTTCTTGGGGTACTTATTACAAAGTGCTGTGCTCCGTTagcgatgtttacatttttgggtTTGTACGCTGGCTTAATTTCCCCTCTTTCCGTTgacatacaaatgtttcctaGTTATTAGTCAGTACATCACCCTTTGACCCCATGATTTGCATAACTAACCACGTAGATGGCGCTACTGTGAAGTTAGGAATAGTTGTGTCATTGCCTCGAGATGGCGCTACTATTGGTTTTATGGCTTAattcacttcttcttcttctttggctcaacaaccgatgccggtcaaggcatgccaacccacttgtggggggTTGGCCACTGAAAGccacttattgatttccccccatagtaggatagtcagtcctac
This genomic interval from Anopheles merus strain MAF chromosome 3L, AmerM5.1, whole genome shotgun sequence contains the following:
- the LOC121598871 gene encoding chromosome-associated kinesin KIF4A-like gives rise to the protein MPGQESVKVAVRIRPISKSEQARGCQTVVKQATPNFPHLLVGNGRTPWHPFAYNYVFPPSAMQSQVYEEAVSPMLHKLFAGYNATILSYGQRCSGKTFTMGTDFVGEMDSNVGVIPRAINEIFCLIADGTEAAVALVDTRITCSFIEVHQDHVYDLLTENSIDIERHPVNIREAAGGNIILEGLTEVPVNDKQCALDCLARGSFGRASRNPAMNNVSSRSHAIFTLTLHHTAKDDPTMVTHSKFRMVDLAGSERSKKMKSSGSRFKEGVEINKCLLALGNVITALGSSARSSKGHIPYRSSKLTRLLQDSLGGNSYTLMIACVSPTDYNLSDTYSTLRYASQVRTIKNKPIINQDPPHARIKQLKAIIQDMREEILSLKKNEDKKLWTPQHGNAGLTSSTSPSYKQLQEENRLLQLQLQAKMQELEANEIRVLSADRFLEDIEQLLKPKGKADVPKDEMHSKLAALLAREKRSKKIEECWHKLQQLETEVADLFRPSVGIASEQAKLKEEDAKRIAGNLERIAINEPFELGRRLAATLAEWRNLTEGNTHDQAVMRRAEAASWVWQIDKVMFSTVKAMVPLFKLQNERAKKVKHIEQIKAQCAKLQKGSAKHKKLRRQILQNETDLEYSNTQINDLQTNILATCSESLPKIIDDRLAKLPDGSKVFNRMLIKLVEASAFLIVA